AGCATGCCCCAATTTTTTCGTAGCTTTAAAAAATACAATGAAAAGACGCCAGCAACATTTCGAAAAGAAAATCGGATGCGCTAAGCATGCCTAATAAATATGAAAAATATTAATTCTTTAAAAATGGAAGTGTCATCCCTTGATATTTCCTTTGGGAGACACTTCCATTCTGATAATCTATTAAACAGGCTTTACTATCGGTCTTACAAAACGGATGACTGCAAGCGATGCAACGATGGCCAATCCACCTGCAAGCAAGAATGCAACTGTGTATGTGCCTGAGGTATCGACAATATATCCTGTTAACGTCGGTCCGATGATACCTGCTGTATTTGCCAAGAAATGCATAAAACCTCCAACAGATCCAACATTACCAGGATCGACAACATCGTTGACGATTGCCCAGTAAATGGCACCAGTCAAATAAAGGAAGAAGACGGAAAGTGCGACAAGCGTAACCGCACTGACCGTTGTGGATACCAGTCCGGCAAAACCGATACATACCGCCGATAAGAACAAACATGTTACAAGAACGAGCTTACGTGAGAATAAAACACCTTTTTGAGCGAATTTTTTAAAGAAGAAATCCGACACGAAACCACCTAAAGCAAGTCCGATGAATCCAAAAATCCAAGGAATCACAGTGATGATGCTCATATTTTCTACACTTAGGCCGCGTGCATCCACCAAATAGCTTGGGAACCAAGTTAAGAAAAAGAAGAGAATATAGTTGTAAGAAAAAAAGGCGAGAGCAGTAAATAAAACCGTTTTTTGTTTTAAATAAAAGGTGAATTTCAACTTCCCTTCCGATGTTGCCGCCACATATGATTTCCCCGTATGTTTCTGTTCTTTTGAATCTTCTGGTTTTTCTTTAACGAATTTCCACCAGCAAATCGCCCATATAAGACCAATCACCATTATGGCAATGAAAGAAACTCTCCATCCATATGAGATGGCAATAAATCCAACAATCGGACCTGCTATGGCGCCACCAAGCGGGGTACCGCTATTCGTCAAACCAACGACAGATGCCCGTTGATTCGCTGGGAACCAGTTATTCACCATCTTATTGATGGTTGCCGAAAGAGGGCCTTCGCCCATTCCAAACAAGATGCGAATGACGATTATACTGGCAAAACCGACAGCCAGTACAAGAGCACCACTGAATAAAGACCAAACGATCATCGCCACGAAAAGCGTAAGCTTTGCACCCCATCTATCGGACGCCATTCCACCAAGGAAATTAAATATGGCATAACCAACTGAAAAGCTACTAAAAATAATCCCCATCTGTGTCGCTGTTAAGGATAAATCATCTTGGATGAACGGAGCTGCAATGGATAGTGCAGATCGGTCCAGATAATTTATCACCCCTGCCAAGAACAAGAAAACAATAACCATTCCTCTACCATTTGAAAACATAAAGTACCCCCCTATACGTTTCTATAAATGCAGCAGCATTTTTGGAAACGTTTCCATTTAATAACCAAGAGTAAAGCCTATATGACCTTTAACTAAATCGGTTTAGAATCCCCGTATAAAAAACGTTTCTTTTTCACTAGGAATTCTTACAAACGGTTCTAGCAAGAATTCCTTGAAAGCAATGTCGGTTTCAAGCGATGTACGCTTGTATCCTCTTTTCCTGTTTTATTGATTTGACTAAGCAGTAACTCTGCTGCCAAGTTGGCCATTTGAATGGCAGGCTGATTAACCGTAGTGATGGTCGGTGTATAGAAACTGGCATAGGGTACATCATCGATCCCTATGACCGCCATGTCATCAGGTATATTTATTTCGTGCTGTTTCATATAACGCAACACTTCATTAAGTACGATATCATTTCCTGCCAATATGGCTTGAGGCGGCTTTTCCAATTCAAAAAATTCTGAAAGTGCAACCAGAATTTCATCTGCGTTCACTGTTTTAATATAGTCTGAATTGAATGGAATCCCATGTGACGCGAGGGAATCCTTGTACCCTTGGATCCGTTCGATACGAGGACTGATATCGCGTATGATTGAAGTGGTTATGATTGCAATGGTTTCATAACCCTTTTCAATAAACCTGTCGATCGCTAACTTGGAAGCAAGATGATTATCGAGCATGACAGTTGCAATATCCAATTCTTCGATCGTCCTATCCATGAAAACAATCGGGAAATGATCACTCTTCATACGTTGATATAAATCCAGATTGTCCCCTGTGGGGAAAATGATGATCCCATCCACTTGTTTAGCTCTTAGCATTTCAATATAATTCTTTTCCTTTTCAGGATTGTCATCTGCATTGCATACGATAATATGGAACCCTTGTTCATAAAAGTAGTTTTCAATAGCTCTAATAACTTGCGTTGAAAACGTATGAAGGATATTGGCAACCACTACCCCGACGGTAAAAGTGGATTTTTGTTTTAAACTGCGTGCTATTATATTAGGCTGATAGTTTAACTCTTCTATTGTTGCTTCAATCTTTTTCCTGGTTTTTTCACTCATATATTCGTAACGTTTGTTAAGGTATTGGGAAACTGTGCTTTTTGATACTTTAGCGTGATTGGCGACATCAGTAATTGTAATGGTTTTCATTTCATTCATTCCTGTCGTATGGTTTCAAATCTCTAATACCAAAATGGCTTAGATATAT
This sequence is a window from Brevibacillus sp. JNUCC-41. Protein-coding genes within it:
- a CDS encoding MFS transporter, whose translation is MFSNGRGMVIVFLFLAGVINYLDRSALSIAAPFIQDDLSLTATQMGIIFSSFSVGYAIFNFLGGMASDRWGAKLTLFVAMIVWSLFSGALVLAVGFASIIVIRILFGMGEGPLSATINKMVNNWFPANQRASVVGLTNSGTPLGGAIAGPIVGFIAISYGWRVSFIAIMVIGLIWAICWWKFVKEKPEDSKEQKHTGKSYVAATSEGKLKFTFYLKQKTVLFTALAFFSYNYILFFFLTWFPSYLVDARGLSVENMSIITVIPWIFGFIGLALGGFVSDFFFKKFAQKGVLFSRKLVLVTCLFLSAVCIGFAGLVSTTVSAVTLVALSVFFLYLTGAIYWAIVNDVVDPGNVGSVGGFMHFLANTAGIIGPTLTGYIVDTSGTYTVAFLLAGGLAIVASLAVIRFVRPIVKPV
- a CDS encoding LacI family DNA-binding transcriptional regulator; its protein translation is MKTITITDVANHAKVSKSTVSQYLNKRYEYMSEKTRKKIEATIEELNYQPNIIARSLKQKSTFTVGVVVANILHTFSTQVIRAIENYFYEQGFHIIVCNADDNPEKEKNYIEMLRAKQVDGIIIFPTGDNLDLYQRMKSDHFPIVFMDRTIEELDIATVMLDNHLASKLAIDRFIEKGYETIAIITTSIIRDISPRIERIQGYKDSLASHGIPFNSDYIKTVNADEILVALSEFFELEKPPQAILAGNDIVLNEVLRYMKQHEINIPDDMAVIGIDDVPYASFYTPTITTVNQPAIQMANLAAELLLSQINKTGKEDTSVHRLKPTLLSRNSC